The genomic interval ACTCCTTGAGTCAGCTTTGTTTATTGAGATTGTAATGATCAGATCATGACTGCAATCGCACCTGCCCTCTTAACCTTACACCCCTTGCTTATCAAGATGAGCTACCCTTACCTTTAAAAGAGACCTGGGTCTCTTTTTCTCAAAGAGAAGCAAACAATCCTGATACTCCCAAGAGCACATTGCAGCCTTCCAGACTCAAACTCAAATTCAACAACCTCAAGTAACTGAAATTCTCACTATGTTTATACCAGAATTAGTTAGATCTATATATGTCACCTGTGTTTAATACTGGTTCGATTTTTTTGCTCTCTTAGCACAGCTGGATCTGCTAATAAACCCTCCTGTGGCTCTGCATTGCGCAGCTTTTAAATTCCTTCATTAACTGGTCTCATTAATCTATCATCAATCAGATTATCATCAAAAGCTTCTCACAACCACCCTGACCTTGTTATATCGGTGATGATTATTTACAAGGCCATACACACCATATACCCAACACATCACTCGACAACCATGTTTCAGGGTTTGTTTTTCAATGTTCATTCGCAGTTCGTACTGCTTTCAAGGAGTGAAAGCTGTGTCAAGATACAGAGTTCAAAATTTTGAATTCAAGTGTGTGCAATGGGGGAAGAATGAGAGAGGCGTAAATGAGTGGAGAACAAGAGGGAAACCAATGCCACTTATGACGGGTGATGTCAAAGAGCAATTGTAGATTAATGCAGGCACAAATAAGTCTGAATGAGTATTGTCTCAAATGGAAAAAACTCCCTTTTAATTTAGTATGTTATGTCTCTATTAAAATAGCAATAGTATTACAATGTTAGTCTTTGCAATTGAAATAATAGGAACTTAAAAGCTGTGACCAAGTCCTTTCACACACAAACTTCTCAGCCTGACACGGGCTGCTTTTTCAAGGTAGTGTACATTGATAGCTACTGTGGTATGAGACAGCAAAAGACAATTGTCACTCTTCAAGAGTGGGTGAAGTGAAATGAGACAGCTGAGGAATTTCCCAGATTCAGGCACCCCTGTCCAATGTAATACTACAGAGCACATTGCTACTGGCCTTGAAGAATCAACAAGAAGTATTTATTTGTGATAGAATATTGTATGCGGATAAACTTAAGATTGATGAGAGATATTCCCATCAGTTGAGTGCACGTAAAACTTTTAATACATAACAGTTTGAAAATCTTTCATCTATTTATTGGGTTAAATTATTACAGAATTGCATGAAGCACTGTTGTGGAATTAATCAAAAATCATGTTTGTGCTCTGGTTCTCCAAAATATTTTTACTGTCTATTATGTGGAGGATaagaataatggatgggattgttTACATAATTTCCCCCCAAGCATTTTATGGATAATGTACTTTGTGAGTGTTGGTGTAAATTTTGACTTTGTACAGCACAGCCAATTTTATTCAAACGCATCTTGAAAATAAAACAGTGCTGCCACACAATGGGAAATGGGAAGGGATGCTGAAGATAATGATGGCATAAGCATAACCTTTTAAATGGCAATTTATAAACTTGAAGAGTAGCAAGAAAAAGTGATGGTCGAATAGGATTCAGGAACAAAGTTATTCTCTGATGTGGAGCAGTAATCTGGACTCTTGAAGAGTAaaagtggggtggggggttaAATGGATTGCTTGGgtttggaaagactgtttggcaaATAGTTGTTTGCCTACATATTCCCACTTAGTGTGATGAATTTGGAAAGAGCATGTgaagtggtggtggaaagatcaaTCAGGACATTTGTTGGAATGATGCAAAAATGCATGAATTATTTTAATGTGCTTTTTTAAAACTATTTATAAtagtttttatatttttatttccttttgcAGCATGGAATGACTCCTCTGATGCACGCTGCATATAAAGGAAAAGCTGAAATGTGCAAACTGCTCCTGCAGCACGGTGCGGATGTAAATTGCAATGAACATGAGCATGGTTATTCAGCACTTATGTTTGCTGGACTCTCGGGTAAGACCtttacttaaggggctgtcccactgcggcgacctaattggcgagtttaggagagtttgaaaaagtgtcatgtcgaagacctccttcgactatgtagaagacctcctttgactatgtagaatactagctttgactagcttcgggaaaattggacactgaatagtggagagtgaagacaatctccttcgacctctgttcgactatgttgaagactatcttcgactaccctcgattacctatgaataacatgccgacctacttcgactaaacctacgagttaaaaaaatcggttttttttccatggcgacctttttttactcgcgggcatttttcagagttgaaaaatacgctgagacctagttgaggcctcgagtacgcagggactactctcgagcatgaaggagagttacaaagacctcttaGGACCTcgcgtcgaccatgctgcgactatgagtcgagggcaaactcttctaaacatggcaattaggtcgccgcagtgggacagcccctttaagatgATTCATGCTGCTAAATTGAAAATGTCCTTGCCCTGTTGTAATCGGGTTGAGTTGACTCGGGTTGAGTAATCAAGTGGAAATGGCTATGGTGGTTCAGGATGCTGGGTTTTTTGCGGACTTCTTCAATCTCTCAAGGTCCAAGGTTCTCACCTGTTTTAAAAGGGCATTAATAATACCGGTAAGTAACCGATATCCAAAAAGTGTCAGATGACACACCTCAATGGCTACTGACTGGTGCCACTAACAtccgtgctttgagaggttggttatggcgcatatcaactcccacCATAGCAAGAACCTGAATCCACTACTATTTGCCAACCGCCACAATAGATCATTACGGAACTTGAACCCGCTAACTCTccattggaccacttggataataagaacgcatatgtcaggctgttgttcatcaacTATAGCTTGGCATTCAAAATTGTCATCTGCTCCCAAATCAAACTcgatggggaggggggaatagTTCTCTGCTTATACCTGTGCAACTTCTTCATTGGCAGACTGcaatcagtacaaattggcagcaacacttcctcctccccaaccatcagcacaggaacaCCTCAGGGCTGTGCACTCAGTCTCCTGCACTACTcattctacaccaatgactgtagCTAGCCAGAATTCCAACagcatctttaaatttgccgacTGCACCTCTGTTGTCGGacaaataatagaaacatagaaattaggtgcaggagtaggccattcggtccttcgagcctgcaccgccattcaataagatcattgactgatcatccaactcagtatcccgtacctgccttctctccataccccctgatccccttagccacaagggccacatctaactccctcttaaatatagccagtgaactggcctcaactaccttatgtggcagagaattccagagatttaccactctctgtgtgaaaaatgtttttctcatctcggtcctaaaacatttcccccttatccttaaactgtggccccttgttctggacttccccaacatcgggaacaatcttcctgcatctagcctgtccaacccctaaagagttttgtaagtttctataagatccaatgggtaatgatttttttttaaataattttatttattagaagtagtgtagattacaataatataagccaaaaataacataatacatttcatgtaccacttcatattttaaactttaaaaagcggAAAAGTAAAGAGTgaaataggatagtaagtgtgtgaaagagtgatcaaaagggACCCTTAAACACGAAAAATTTGAAAAAGaattaagaagtaagccatagaaaaagaaaacagaagatatattaaaagttaaaaaaagagagataaaagggatataccaacttcgtatttttcctcacccctcaccaggtcctgaaagcatttattttcagaattctgttgcaccttatacttgtagtaagtcgataaatggagaccaaaccttttggaaatggtctggtctggaatctcatatcttccaggtgtagcatttcgaacatatttgaaatccacatatttattgttggtgttggggcgtttttccagaatttaagtgtgAGTTTTTTTCTCattattaaaccgtaattaagTAGGCTTTTTGGGAGGCAGATAgctcagggctgccttccattgttccaaaaataatcaattctgcattcggtttcagtcttattttaaataattttgtgaagatttcaaaaatttaattccaaaatttttggatttttatacaaaaaacaaaggaatgtgctatagttgcttcttgggatAGACATCTATCACATGGGGGAGATatttggaaaaagtttacttattttagtttttgagtaatatagtctatgtaaggttttaaattgaattagaatatgtcttacattaatcgtaaTGGGTAATGATGAGTTAGATTAGGAGGGAAATCGAAAATTAGatagaatggtgccagaacaacaaccttcctCCCAGCGTCAACAAGACcatggagctgattgttgactagaAGGGGAAAACAGAGATCCACCATCAATGATGCTACATTATTGAATTTTCACCAGTTTTGGACCCTAATTTTTCTTAAGTTATTTCATTGGAATGGATTTTTTGCTTTGTTATAGGTAATAAAGAGATAACAAGGATGATCCTGCAAGCTGGAGCAGAAATAGATGTTGTAAATTCAGTTGGACGAACTGCAGCACAGATGGCTGCCTTTGTTGGTAAGTTCAGTGAAAGCCCAAGAAAGCAGCTGGATTTGCATAGAAtattttgatttagtttagttttttgttagtttagagatacagcgcggaagcaggcccttcggctcaccgagtccgcgccgaccagcaatccctgcatatgaacactatactacactagggacattttttaaacatttaccaagccaattaacctacgtctttggagtgtgggaggaaaccgaagatctcggagaaaacctacgccggtcacatggagaatgtacaaacttcgtacagacaagcacccgtcatcgggatcgaacccgggtctccggcgctgcattcgctgtaaggcatcaattctactgctgcgccaccgtgccaaatcTTTCTTTATATCCCACCAAGATTTGGGATTCTATGAGCTAACCAGCATGAACCATTATGCCTTCTCTCTGCCTTAATTACTTCTAAGTCTCCATAGGATTTACTAGGTGAAGTCCTTAAACTACATCCTCTGAATTGTTGCCGATAAGTTAAAGTGAAGGCATTTTGATACCTTGTAGTTAATGAATCTATAATGAATCTATATATTCAGTTGTTATTCCTGTACCACACGATGGAGATCCAAGTTTATTCAGGCCAATTTTCCTGGAATGTTGCGATTGGTAAAATGTTCTTCGTCAATCTCATTGCCCAAGTAGAAATACGGAATGGCCAACGctggtttatatatattttttaaacactgctggagtaacttagcgtgtcaggcagcatccctagagaacatggataagtaatgttttggtttgggacccttcttcatactaattgtggggaaGGGGAAaatagctggaagagaggaggggcagggcaaGAACTGGAAGGTTTGCTGGTGAGGGGGGAGGCTTGTttggacagagatgaaaagacaactgaattgtgaagctagaggaaggaatgaagcTAGTGGGAGGGGAGGATAAAAATGGGTGCGTCCAGTTGGGGCACaaaaaagagaggggggggggggggaatatgggTTGTTTGTAGATGTTACCTAAAGTTGGAAAATCAATTTTCATTCTCATCACATCTACCAATCTCCCCTCCACAGACTCCAACCCTTTTGTTTTCCAGCCCCAAATTGTCTGCTCGTAACACCTTCCCAAAATTCACAAATAGGAATCCCCTGGCAGACCTATTGTTTCTGCCCGCTCTTGTCCCACAGAACTCTTCTCCAAATACCTTTAATTCCCTCCTATCCCCCTTGATCAATCCCTGCCGACTTGTATCCAAGACATCTCACACGCCCTTCAACTCTTCCTTAGATTTTAgtttctaggcccccattgccTCATTGTCATCATTGACGTCAAGTTCCTTCACACCTCCATTCCACACCAGGATCTTATCGaggccctctggttcttccttgaacagaaacCCAAATCATTTTCCCTCCGCTAACACGCTCCTCTGCCTGGCACAGTGTGTCCTTgatctcaacaacttctcttttgattcCTCTCACTCCTGTCAAGTTAAagatgtagccatgggcactcacatgggccaAGCTATACCTTCTGTTTTGTTGGTTACATcgaatgtcacctttccatgttaacTAACCTAAACAACCCCCACCTGCCCACTCTTCTATCCATAtctcacatctttgaaatgttactgatccatgttctccagggatgctgacatgctgcctgtcccgctgagttactccggcactttgtctcTCTCATTGCCTGAGTCTTATATTTTGGAAAagtatgatttggatgaaagcTGATGATCATTATATGGAATAGATAAACAGAGGTATGCGTTCTATGAAtaatatttattttctctctttctttagGCCAGCATGATTGTGTAACTGTCATCAACAATTTCTTTTCCCGTGAAATGCTGGATTGCTACACAAAACCACAAGGACTTGACAAGGAACCCAAGCTTCCAGTCAAATTAGCAGGACCCCTGCACAAAATCATCATAACAACAAACTTGAACCCTGTTGCGGTTAGATATTTTTAGATTTGGGATTTATTTAGAAGGCATTGAGGAGTGTCACTGAATGAAAACTTGATTTATAGCATTTACTCATAACCCTGTTTCCCCATTAATGAATGGCATTTTCTGTAGCTGAAGAGTACAAAAGTTAAACTTTCAAgagcaagagtgtttaattgatgTTTGTACTAGCAGTAGAACAATTATTTCTTACTTACTGGAATTTCTTTCAAATTCTACTCAAATTCTTTCTTACTGTGgctttatgggcctgttaagGCAAAATGCACAAATAAATATGCACAAATCAATGGTACACTGAATTAATAATCAGATATATTAGGAGCAAAACCGAAGTCCCCAGCTCAACCAAAACAATATCCATAGTAAATCTTAATTGCTGAGATAGTATCGTGGATCTGGATGGTTGCTGGGAAAAGGCTGCCTTTTTTGCTTTTAGTGGAGCATTGatatttatctattgctttagttTCCACTAATTATAAACTTGCATTTAATTTACAGCTTTTTTTTATGATATCAGTGGGGTAAAATGCAAGAATTAAACTAAGTTTTCTGGTCAAACGATGTTGATACTTTTTAAGCATTATTGGGGAAGTAGTGCAATGTTATTCGGGCAGTAGTGTTCCCTTCTGTCTGCGCCTGACGATCAGCATGATGTTTTGCCACTTAAGTTATCAAGAACAAGATGATGTCTGGTACATCTTCAAAGAAAAATATTGGTAAAAGCATAACTTGAATCCTTCAAATCACTCAGCATTTCGCCCATAGAAATTAGGTTTCAGAGTTTAGGAGATTCTGCACTGTCTGGGCTTACAGTGCAATCTGCAAAAGATATTTGAATCCATAGTAAATTATACATATGGTCATTACTTATCAGGTAATTACTTATCAGGTAATTACTTTGGAAATACATTAGAAGCTGGTGTACAAACTAAGAAAGATGCCGTGAGTCTAAACATAGCAATAAAACTCAAATGTTTAATATAAATGCAGAATTCAACTTGAAATTTGGTGTTTTGTACAATTGGAAATTTAACTTGTGTGTCATGCCCTTTCAAAATGGTGATCTGACATTTAATTTTCTGAGGATTAAAATATTCTTTAGAATACCATGTCGATAGTCCCTAGACAAAGGTTTTGTGTAGTTAGATGCACACATGGAAATAAAACACAAGTGTGTTGTATTTATTAAGGAGCATTTTAAATAATGTTTAACTTGGGGAATCGATTCAAATTGCTTTTTCTCAGGCACTTTGATTTAACAGTTCTAATTCCTGGGTTTTAAGTAAGCTTGTTTTGAGTAAGTACTCTAGTTTCCTGAAGTTGCAAAACTATTTTCATGTTATGTTTTTATTTGATTTTGTGAATTATTTTTAATATCTGACATTTCTCTATAGATTGTGCTGATGGTTAAGGATAATCCATTGCTAGCAGATGTTGATGCACTGGGGAAGTGCTACAGGGTGCTGGATCTTCTAATTGAAAAGTGCATGAAACAGAGGGAAATCAATGAAGTACTGGCCATGAAGATGCATTATCTCAGTTACATCTTCCAGAAGTGTATTACGTTCTCAAAGGAACATGAGTCTGATCTTGACGGGTTTATTAAAAGGTAGACAACTTTTTTGAAAATGATCTAAAATTAACAGAAGTTTGTTCAATATGATTGTTATTATAAAGGAGATTGTGGCGCATTAACACATTTCTTAAATTAAGTATATTGCTCTTTGATGAGACATTTAACCTTTAGAGATTGTTTTGCATTCCAATCTTTCAACCAAAGGACACGATTCATCAAGTAACTATTGTTAGATAGTCATGCTACAAGTGATACCAAGTTGTGTCGTAATCCACAACAATTATACAAATAGCATGCAGAAATGAATACTTCTATTTTGTGGAGCTGTACGGTGCAATCAAGAATGCCGTTCAACATAGATTGTCACCCTGGACTGGGTGCAGTGCAGCTTTCTTTTTGTTAGGCCAAATAAGAATTTCTATCATTGATAAAAGCATACAAGAACACAAATAGGAACAGCAGTTGAACACCAGGCCTGTCAAAATTAAACCTTCCCTGCTATTCAATGTCGTGGTGGCTGATCAGTGCTCACTCCAGCTCCTCTTAGAGCATTCCCCTCAATGCTCAATTCTTCAGTCTTTCAAATACTTGTttatctccatcttaaatatttCTAAATTACTACCTCCACCATCCTCCAAGACTGGGAATTGCGAGGATTCACCgccaaatgaaatttaaaaataattacgcACCTCCGTTTTCTATGACGGTCCCTTAATTTGCAGCAAGGAGTCCCCTTGTTCGTgattcccacttgtggaaacatctcaaTATCTGACCAGTCAGGATCTCTTTGGATCTTGTGTGCTTGAATATAATcgcccctcattcttttaaacttcaAGGGATGCAGACCCAAACTGTCCAGCTGTTCTTGATAGAGCAATgttctcatcccaggaattagcctggtgaaacTACTATCGTCAGACTATAATGCTATAATATCCTTCTTTGGGTAAGGCAATTAATAAtgtgcacaatattccaggtgtggccttaagcccctgtcccacgatgcgagtttacccaagagctctccgacttaaaaaaaaatcaaactcgtggtattctacgaactcctacgaccttccacgagtatGTTCACTAGCTCCCACgaataataaagtaacaattttttacatcacgagtatttttttactcgtgaagttttttcaacactgaaaaatgtccacgagttaaaaaaaatactcgtgatgaaaaattgTTATTTGTTACTGGGTGGAGCTCGTGAACatactcgtggaaggtcgtaggagtccgtagaataccacgagtttgatttttttaaatctcgggagcgctcttgggtaaacttgcatcatcgcttacctcgacagagatgcgtttttttggggggggggggttccagctttccccccccccccccccccgtattgtatctccgtccacattgtggcCTAGCATTGTGGAGCTCGCCGTCCTCTTGCTGGGGACCGACCGGGAGCTCTGGGCCCCGacgtgggggcttcgatcgcccggactgtggatggtttggctgccccgaccgcgggagaataaagatgaagaggattagactttattgccttccatgtgGGGGATCTGCTGTGGTGTATGTTTATGttcacttttatgtagttgtgtgttttgCTTTTTATAGTATGACTGTACGGTAAATCGtttcactgtacattaattggtgcacatgacaataaattacccTTTGAACTCCCACTTCTCTACTACACATCTTTGCTGCTTTTCTTCTCCCACATGAAAGACTCCCTGTGCCATGGGGCCTGGACAGTCCGCACATCCTCCCTGATGTCCTTTTCCATGCAGGGAGCAAAAACCTCATTCATGCTGGATAAGGATAGAGGCTGACTCCTCTACCTGTCCCTTCTGCAGGACCACCATCCTGTCCCTGACCATTACCATTTTAGAAAGGGCTAATCCAAGGGGAAAATCCTTTCCAGCCAGTTCTTCCCCGCTATGATGTGTTGAAGTGTTTGGAGCTCGATCTCCAGCTCATTGATCATGAGCTAATGTTCCTCGGGTAGCCAGCACTTGGCTGCTCCTTTGAAACATTACGGGTCTCCCATAGTTTAGTTTTAACATTATTGGAATGGAGGAATAATTATGTTAAGGCTTTTGCAGACAAGAGTCAATTTTTGCTTGTTCCTGTTTTGAACAGTTTATTAAAAGGACGGGATATTGATGGTTTCCCATGTTACCAAGAGAAATTCATAAGAGAATGTATCCGGAAATTTCCTTGGTGTGAAGCCACACTGTTACAACAGCTTGTGAGAACAATTGCTCCAGTTGAAATTGTAAGTTATTTTGGTATTGTTTAATCATATAAAAATTGAATTACTCAGCTAGAATATTTTAAATCATGAGTTGGGATGTGAAGGACAATGAAGTGCATTGCTAAACTAAATTTTCAACTGTGGTGGCCAAGGAAAATCAAATGTAAAGATTCCATTAATATATGCATCCATTTCCAGCAAAGATAAACGGATAACAGGTTTTTCCAATTAATGAACCAGCTGCTGGTTATAAAATATAATTGGAGCCTCATGTACATTTGTTTTCTTTTGCAAAGTTAATGCTTCCTCCTTCATTTGACCTTCCACCAAAAGTGTTACACAGGCATGTGCATTTTGTGTGATTTTAAACAATAGATTCAAAACATcttcattaattttttttaaatggcggcggcgcgggcacatcgcgacacaccgtgtctcccaagaatgggaaaaatagcgacaattcccctacttgtttcaaggctgctcacacggagcagtcttgtatccatttcgtacagccgacaggaacttctggacttcggttcctgcggctgcaacaactttctgggcgatctcaGTCTTGCTCCTGAGCTCGTCAGAGCAACGGAacaccggagccgcggggctggagaccgccaccggagccgcggggctggaaaccaccagctgagccgcggggctggagaccgccaccggagacgcggagcaacggagcagcagaacaccagcgcgcaccaagccagctcggccgactggaagcaccaacagacggcgacgtgtacgaaagcaccgccggggacgcagaggtgggttaaaggccaggttagagctagccccacacaggctaacgattcctagccttttcctcgccaacgtgcgctcactggcaaacaaaatggacaaactccggctaaggatcacctcccacaactggatcaaagactgcaacatcctgatcttcactgaaacttggctcaacatcgacgttcctgatagcgccatccagctaacggggcgtcatttactccgagcggacaggacatcagactccggtaagaccagaggtgggggtctgtgcatttatgtaaataaagcatggtgcacggactccaccatcatcgagagtcactgctcagctaaccttgagttcctcttggttagatgcagaccgttctatctgcccagagagttcacctccactgttgtgactgcagcctatatccctcctgatgctaatgccaagcttgcaatgaaagagctgcatactgccattagcaaacaacagactcacaaccccgaggtagccttcattgttgcgggtgacttcaatcactccaacctgaagactgtactccccaaattccaccaacatgtctccttcgccactagagtagacaagacactggacaaagtctacactaacatggctgaagcttacaaagccgtctccctcccccaccttggtcagtctgatcacctc from Amblyraja radiata isolate CabotCenter1 chromosome 2, sAmbRad1.1.pri, whole genome shotgun sequence carries:
- the ankmy2 gene encoding ankyrin repeat and MYND domain-containing protein 2; the encoded protein is MAPPKKGDLTEEETELLQVISEGNVQEAGRLLGSRNVRVNCLDQHGMTPLMHAAYKGKAEMCKLLLQHGADVNCNEHEHGYSALMFAGLSGNKEITRMILQAGAEIDVVNSVGRTAAQMAAFVGQHDCVTVINNFFSREMLDCYTKPQGLDKEPKLPVKLAGPLHKIIITTNLNPVAIVLMVKDNPLLADVDALGKCYRVLDLLIEKCMKQREINEVLAMKMHYLSYIFQKCITFSKEHESDLDGFIKSLLKGRDIDGFPCYQEKFIRECIRKFPWCEATLLQQLVRTIAPVEIGNDPTALSVMTQIITGQVGFMDAEFCTACGEKGAAKRCSICKTVIYCNQNCQKMHWFTHKKVCKKLKETREKHEAMEKMKRNETKATTSETSVDEEEIVQEPVGSSNPSPPTSEDGSGSHDLSAGPTAEVKASQKESTTEGGVISPATMHTAEE